The Antarcticibacterium sp. 1MA-6-2 genome has a window encoding:
- a CDS encoding tRNA pseudouridine(38-40) synthase TruA, with protein MVSANESAFELFLEETPLNNLLSFLKYFNENLPPDIRALQIEEVDADFNIIQHPKQKEYLYLFSFGSKNHPFCAPLMANFQNDLNIRKMMEGANLFEGEHFFKNYTVEPSENGKFLRTITTSEIVENTVYTANFFPEKSYIFRVKGSGFLRYQIRLMMGTLIQLGKGEIEVSDIKESLKEGNEMLINYIAPASGLILNKVDFQEVDPPQSSTTHR; from the coding sequence ATGGTATCTGCAAATGAATCTGCTTTTGAATTGTTCCTCGAGGAGACGCCTTTAAATAATTTATTGTCTTTTCTGAAGTATTTTAATGAAAATCTTCCACCGGACATAAGAGCGTTACAGATTGAAGAAGTAGATGCTGATTTTAATATTATTCAACATCCCAAACAAAAAGAATACTTATACCTGTTTTCCTTCGGAAGTAAAAATCATCCTTTTTGTGCTCCGTTAATGGCCAATTTTCAGAACGATTTAAATATTAGAAAAATGATGGAAGGAGCCAACTTATTTGAAGGGGAACACTTCTTTAAAAATTATACCGTAGAACCCTCTGAAAACGGGAAGTTTTTACGAACGATAACTACTTCAGAAATTGTAGAAAACACTGTTTATACAGCTAATTTCTTCCCCGAGAAGAGCTATATCTTTAGAGTGAAGGGCAGTGGATTTTTGCGGTACCAGATCAGGTTAATGATGGGAACTTTGATCCAGCTGGGAAAAGGAGAAATAGAAGTTTCAGATATTAAGGAAAGCCTGAAAGAAGGGAACGAAATGCTCATCAATTATATAGCTCCTGCTTCGGGACTTATTTTGAATAAAGTGGATTTTCAGGAAGTGGATCCACCCCAATCTTCGACCACCCATCGATGA
- a CDS encoding exopolysaccharide biosynthesis polyprenyl glycosylphosphotransferase, whose amino-acid sequence MKRSFLIIPFSVIINLMIINATLYILTPETYLEYGVAVCLNFSWLIIGIGLNFYSIERKEKFITKYHKFLRHYLVFSLSYFSVLAFAKINFDSQKQILILSVLLILLSIYRGLFFEFRKRYRREGGNYLRVVVLGEDKNLPFLEEIFSKPDYGYRYLGYFHGKLKNSGTDDKYLGTFQNAFDYILENEVDEIYCAISQFTVEELTDLRSFADNNLKKLKLIPDNKGFYTHSMEFEIFDNVPVLNIRKSPLDKNYAKYGKRIFDIVGSSLVIFFVLSWLMPLLYILNKMESNGPLFFKQQRHGFNKKTFWCYKFRSMAVNKEANMQMCTRNDLRITKVGKFIRKTSVDELPQFINVFLGDMSIIGPRPHMEFHTVQYQKNVDKYLVRHFAKPGITGLAQVRGYRGEIIRKSDIVNRIRMDIFYLEKWSFLLDLKIVYQTIYNCLQGEEKAY is encoded by the coding sequence ATGAAAAGATCCTTTTTAATTATTCCTTTCTCTGTGATCATTAATTTAATGATCATAAATGCTACTTTATACATTTTGACTCCCGAAACTTACTTAGAATATGGTGTTGCAGTTTGTCTTAATTTCTCGTGGTTAATTATTGGGATTGGTTTAAATTTTTATAGCATTGAGAGAAAAGAAAAATTTATTACGAAGTATCACAAGTTTTTAAGGCATTACCTGGTTTTTTCTCTCTCCTATTTTTCGGTTTTAGCTTTTGCTAAGATTAATTTTGATTCCCAAAAACAAATTCTTATTTTATCTGTCTTACTCATTTTGCTCTCTATTTACAGAGGATTGTTTTTTGAATTCAGAAAAAGGTACAGACGGGAAGGTGGAAATTACTTAAGAGTAGTGGTTTTAGGAGAGGATAAGAACCTTCCTTTTCTTGAGGAGATCTTTAGTAAACCTGATTATGGCTACAGATATTTAGGATATTTCCACGGGAAATTAAAAAATTCAGGTACTGATGATAAGTATTTAGGAACCTTTCAAAATGCCTTTGACTACATCCTTGAAAATGAGGTTGACGAAATATATTGTGCGATAAGTCAATTTACCGTAGAAGAATTAACCGATCTTCGAAGCTTTGCTGACAATAACTTAAAGAAATTAAAACTAATTCCGGATAACAAGGGCTTTTACACCCATTCTATGGAGTTTGAAATATTTGATAATGTTCCTGTCCTCAACATAAGAAAATCTCCATTGGATAAAAATTATGCAAAGTATGGAAAGAGAATATTTGATATCGTTGGGTCCTCACTTGTAATATTTTTCGTGCTATCCTGGCTTATGCCGCTTCTTTACATTTTAAACAAAATGGAATCTAACGGTCCTTTGTTTTTTAAACAACAACGTCACGGTTTTAATAAGAAGACATTTTGGTGCTACAAATTTAGGTCTATGGCAGTTAATAAGGAGGCAAATATGCAAATGTGCACCCGGAATGACCTAAGGATTACCAAAGTAGGAAAATTCATTAGAAAAACCAGTGTAGATGAATTGCCTCAATTTATAAATGTTTTTCTAGGTGATATGAGTATTATTGGGCCCAGGCCACATATGGAATTTCACACTGTTCAATACCAAAAAAATGTAGATAAATATTTAGTGAGGCATTTTGCAAAACCCGGTATAACAGGACTTGCCCAGGTGAGAGGGTATCGTGGAGAGATCATAAGAAAATCTGACATTGTTAACAGGATTAGAATGGATATTTTTTATCTTGAGAAATGGTCATTTCTTTTGGATCTTAAAATAGTTTATCAAACAATTTACAATTGTCTTCAGGGGGAAGAAAAAGCTTATTAA
- a CDS encoding polysaccharide biosynthesis/export family protein, whose amino-acid sequence MKKSMITYISYYLRSIRATYSVILIIIFISFTSCVNLKKANNFYNVPETEFKLNNEDLEPVIKKNDLLSISVTSLNPEATEVFNASNVPVAQSSTSNRTTSEASGYLVDQEGFIRFPILGKIKAAEKSKQELREEITQELVNRKLLLEPIVDIRYLNFRVSVLGEVKNPTVVTIPSEKVTLLEALGLAGDLTVYANRDNILLIREEDNIRKLVRLDLTSDEIFTSPYYNLKSNDIIYVEANKSKVASTSRANQWLPIILSSLSLAVIALDRFF is encoded by the coding sequence ATGAAAAAATCAATGATCACTTATATTTCTTACTACCTAAGAAGTATAAGAGCTACCTACTCTGTTATACTTATAATAATTTTTATTTCTTTCACCTCTTGCGTTAACCTTAAAAAGGCCAACAACTTTTATAATGTTCCTGAAACGGAATTTAAGTTGAATAACGAAGACCTGGAGCCTGTAATTAAGAAAAATGATTTATTAAGCATTTCGGTTACAAGTTTAAATCCTGAAGCCACTGAAGTTTTTAACGCCTCTAATGTTCCTGTGGCACAATCATCAACTTCAAATCGAACAACTTCTGAAGCATCTGGTTATCTTGTAGACCAGGAAGGTTTTATTCGTTTCCCTATATTGGGTAAGATTAAAGCTGCAGAAAAATCCAAGCAGGAATTAAGAGAAGAAATTACCCAGGAATTGGTAAATAGAAAGCTTTTATTGGAGCCTATAGTCGATATTAGGTATCTTAACTTTAGAGTATCGGTACTGGGCGAAGTAAAGAATCCAACTGTGGTAACCATTCCCAGTGAAAAAGTAACTTTACTGGAAGCGCTGGGATTAGCCGGGGATCTAACCGTATATGCTAATCGAGACAATATTTTATTAATTAGAGAGGAAGATAATATAAGAAAGCTGGTAAGACTCGATTTAACATCTGATGAAATATTTACTTCTCCATATTATAACCTAAAGTCTAATGACATAATATACGTAGAAGCTAATAAATCAAAAGTAGCATCTACTAGTAGAGCTAATCAATGGCTTCCTATTATATTAAGTTCTCTTTCTCTAGCAGTAATTGCCCTGGACAGATTTTTTTAA
- a CDS encoding lactonase family protein: protein MAFGDTVATVTNPSFVKTSADNKNLYAVSELGPNDGEAGFVYSYKINDDHSLEELGRISTESYAPCHIAEDRKGKYIFVANYMGGVVMMYEKKADGSLEKKQKIVLENPEKSHPHSVNISEDNKTVYVTDLGNDRIWIFNLNEIKGLLEPHKNPFIQLIPGAGPRHFAFSNSFEYAYSINELNGSVSAFKLRNSGELEHIMDISSLPENFDGENSSADIHIHPSGKFLYASNRGHDSIVTFKIDEETGKLETVGFTSTEGKAPRNFAISPGGDFLYVANQNTHNIVAFRINSETGLPRSMELELEVKSPVCIEFLN from the coding sequence TTGGCATTTGGAGACACAGTTGCTACAGTTACAAATCCTTCTTTTGTAAAAACATCTGCAGATAATAAAAATTTGTATGCGGTAAGTGAACTGGGACCAAACGATGGCGAAGCAGGATTTGTGTACTCCTACAAAATCAATGATGATCACAGCCTCGAGGAATTAGGGCGAATTTCTACAGAGAGCTATGCACCCTGTCACATCGCTGAAGACAGGAAGGGTAAGTACATTTTTGTTGCCAATTATATGGGGGGAGTTGTTATGATGTATGAGAAAAAAGCAGATGGAAGCCTTGAGAAGAAACAGAAAATAGTTCTTGAAAATCCGGAAAAATCACATCCACATTCGGTAAATATTTCTGAAGATAATAAGACTGTATATGTAACAGATTTAGGGAATGATCGCATCTGGATCTTTAATCTTAATGAAATCAAAGGGCTACTGGAACCACATAAAAACCCTTTTATACAACTAATACCAGGTGCAGGACCCCGACATTTTGCTTTTTCAAATTCTTTTGAATACGCCTATTCTATTAACGAGTTAAACGGAAGTGTGAGTGCTTTTAAATTAAGGAACAGTGGAGAATTAGAACATATTATGGATATTTCTTCTCTACCAGAAAATTTTGATGGAGAAAATTCTTCTGCAGATATTCACATTCATCCTTCAGGTAAATTTTTATATGCATCTAATAGGGGGCATGACAGTATCGTGACCTTTAAAATAGATGAAGAAACAGGTAAATTAGAAACTGTTGGATTTACTTCTACTGAAGGTAAAGCACCGAGAAATTTCGCGATTTCCCCTGGAGGAGATTTTTTATACGTAGCTAACCAGAACACACATAATATTGTAGCGTTTAGAATTAATTCTGAAACAGGACTTCCTCGATCCATGGAATTGGAATTGGAAGTAAAATCACCCGTATGTATTGAATTTCTGAATTAG
- the corA gene encoding magnesium/cobalt transporter CorA, with product MVKRTRLLLRRPKNTKALNQAPGTVTYIGRKESVETRLEVIDYNKESFDRYTSLRPEDAFNFESDDKITWINIDGLSNTEEIVKLGRYYELHPLIQEDIVNTNQRPKIDEYQDYIFLVVKMLYFPKDVTDKNNGSLISEHLSFVVGKDYVLSFQEADGDVFDNVRERLANSKGRLRSNGSDYLLFALLDAIIDQYFEVVDVIGDKIELLEESLFQSQPNDDITFEIQELKRTILRIRRAVFPLREVLSRLEKLDSDFIDEKTRNYFRDLYDHVIQVSENIEIYREMTWGLMDMYMTTISNRMNEVMKVLTIIATIFIPLTFIAGIYGMNFEYMPELQWEYSYFILWGIMLLIFLIMLYYFRKKKWL from the coding sequence ATGGTTAAACGTACGAGGCTTTTATTAAGGAGGCCCAAAAATACCAAAGCTTTAAATCAGGCGCCGGGAACTGTAACCTACATTGGAAGGAAGGAATCTGTGGAAACCCGGTTGGAAGTAATTGATTATAATAAAGAGAGCTTTGATCGCTACACCTCCTTAAGGCCCGAAGACGCCTTTAATTTTGAGAGTGATGATAAGATCACCTGGATCAATATTGATGGGCTGAGTAATACTGAGGAAATAGTGAAATTAGGTAGGTATTATGAGCTTCACCCTCTCATCCAGGAGGATATCGTAAATACAAATCAACGCCCAAAAATCGATGAATATCAGGATTACATCTTTTTAGTAGTAAAGATGCTTTACTTTCCTAAGGACGTAACAGATAAAAATAATGGCTCCCTTATAAGTGAACATCTGAGTTTTGTTGTAGGAAAGGACTACGTCTTGTCTTTTCAGGAGGCAGACGGGGATGTATTTGATAACGTTAGGGAGAGGTTGGCCAACTCCAAAGGGCGTCTTCGAAGTAATGGATCAGATTATTTATTATTTGCCCTTCTGGACGCTATTATTGACCAATATTTTGAAGTGGTAGATGTAATAGGTGATAAAATCGAATTGCTTGAAGAAAGTCTTTTTCAGTCTCAGCCCAATGATGACATTACTTTTGAGATCCAGGAATTGAAACGAACGATCCTTAGGATTCGTAGGGCAGTATTTCCTTTAAGGGAAGTTTTGAGCAGGCTCGAAAAATTGGATAGTGATTTTATAGATGAGAAGACAAGGAATTATTTTCGCGATCTTTATGACCACGTCATCCAGGTTTCAGAAAATATTGAGATCTACAGGGAAATGACATGGGGCCTGATGGATATGTATATGACGACCATTAGCAACAGGATGAACGAAGTAATGAAGGTGCTTACAATTATAGCTACTATCTTTATTCCTCTTACCTTTATTGCGGGCATTTATGGGATGAATTTTGAATATATGCCTGAGTTACAGTGGGAATACAGCTATTTTATATTATGGGGTATTATGTTACTCATTTTTTTGATTATGCTTTACTATTTCCGAAAAAAGAAATGGTTATAG
- a CDS encoding endonuclease domain-containing protein, whose amino-acid sequence MALRKAGNLPEVIFWKQVHRRKFYKIDFDRQKIIGNYIVDFYVKSLSLIIEIDGSSHKGKELYDARREKYLLKLGLKIFRIPTTRIKFDIHNVMRELEEFIIKHYS is encoded by the coding sequence GTGGCTTTACGAAAAGCCGGAAATCTGCCTGAAGTTATCTTTTGGAAGCAGGTTCATCGTCGAAAATTTTACAAAATTGATTTTGACAGACAAAAAATTATAGGAAATTATATCGTTGACTTTTACGTAAAGTCTTTAAGCCTGATAATAGAAATTGATGGTTCCAGTCACAAGGGGAAAGAATTGTATGACGCCCGAAGAGAGAAATATTTATTGAAACTAGGATTAAAGATTTTCCGTATTCCAACTACAAGAATAAAATTTGATATTCATAACGTCATGCGGGAATTGGAAGAGTTTATAATTAAACATTATAGTTGA